The following proteins come from a genomic window of Pseudomonadota bacterium:
- a CDS encoding helix-turn-helix domain-containing protein yields MDGMDSATTPAGGTAAQPIEAFQSRLNGVCGSFDLHVDKPRQPAVSGHVSVSAFGGLDIAEVGLDVDQVTRRRDNIRRDPGNHFFLILQRQGRARLHQQGVTAWMQPGDLFVVDSTQESAFAYGGRYSLQTSVHLPRDEMHHRFGRRLGGSLSIDGSDALAVAMKAVLASLLRTDTVGAQAHTVEAFYSVFGALLSERATGNTDQLSVDAALVQSAETVMAAHHRLPGFNTRAVAERLGVSLRRLQRAYRATGETPHMRLQRYRVEATHRMLLSRAAHADDTVASLAFDAGFSDLSTFYRLYRKRYGRAPGLTLQQPDATRKLR; encoded by the coding sequence ATGGACGGTATGGACAGCGCCACAACACCTGCTGGCGGCACTGCTGCTCAACCGATCGAGGCGTTTCAATCGCGGTTGAACGGGGTGTGCGGCTCCTTTGACCTGCATGTCGACAAGCCTCGCCAACCGGCGGTTTCGGGTCACGTGTCCGTGTCGGCGTTCGGCGGGCTGGACATTGCCGAGGTCGGGCTCGACGTCGACCAGGTGACGCGTCGGCGGGACAACATCCGTCGCGACCCCGGCAACCACTTTTTTCTGATTCTGCAACGCCAAGGGCGAGCCCGTTTGCATCAGCAGGGTGTCACGGCGTGGATGCAGCCGGGCGATCTCTTCGTTGTCGACTCCACCCAAGAGAGTGCCTTCGCCTACGGCGGCCGCTACTCACTGCAGACCTCGGTTCACCTGCCGCGGGACGAGATGCACCACCGATTCGGACGGCGCCTGGGTGGCAGCCTGTCGATCGACGGAAGCGATGCGCTTGCGGTGGCCATGAAAGCGGTGTTGGCAAGCCTGCTTCGAACGGACACGGTCGGAGCACAAGCGCACACGGTGGAGGCGTTCTACAGCGTGTTTGGCGCGCTGCTCAGCGAGCGCGCCACGGGCAACACCGATCAATTGAGCGTGGATGCGGCCTTGGTTCAGAGCGCCGAGACAGTGATGGCCGCGCATCATCGCTTACCCGGGTTCAACACCCGCGCCGTGGCGGAACGGCTTGGCGTGTCACTCCGTCGGTTGCAGCGTGCGTACAGGGCCACGGGTGAAACCCCGCATATGCGCTTACAGCGCTATCGCGTCGAGGCCACGCACCGGATGCTGCTGTCGCGCGCCGCGCACGCGGATGACACCGTCGCCAGTCTCGCGTTTGACGCAGGTTTCAGCGATCTCTCCACCTTTTACCGCCTCTACCGCAAGCGGTACGGACGTGCGCCTGGCCTCACGCTGCAACAACCTGACGCCACGCGCAAACTCCGCTGA
- a CDS encoding LysR family transcriptional regulator encodes MKIDPKQLVQLSVIVESGSFQSAADRLGTTQPALSRNMKALEARIGAPLFQREGRRSLPTSLGQRLAHNGHTIRLAEEQAGVVALQVARGATGELRIGAPPIVSGRFLTGTLAEFIQTNPHCSVEIRTGLVHELRALLERAAVDLVIGPSVLAEPTDGLVFSELIDDRVGVLCRVGHPLTQRETLLAPDLEAASWLAHSRGSLLRRQTEAAMSASGVRSMRISCETDSIRSVLEIVAASDLITTMPRATTAPYLREELVFLPFDHPQFRRPLGVIRRRQSPLNPTTLNFINHLTCKLPGGASRPVNPLGG; translated from the coding sequence ATGAAAATTGACCCCAAACAGCTCGTGCAGTTGTCAGTCATCGTTGAATCGGGGTCTTTCCAGTCCGCGGCGGACCGCCTCGGCACCACGCAGCCGGCGCTGAGTCGCAACATGAAAGCTCTCGAGGCGCGCATTGGCGCCCCGTTGTTCCAACGCGAGGGGCGACGCTCACTGCCGACCAGCCTTGGCCAGCGACTGGCGCACAACGGCCACACCATCCGGCTCGCCGAGGAACAGGCTGGGGTCGTCGCGCTGCAGGTCGCGCGTGGGGCCACGGGCGAGCTGCGCATCGGTGCGCCACCGATCGTCTCAGGGCGTTTTCTGACCGGCACCCTTGCCGAGTTTATCCAGACCAACCCGCACTGCAGTGTTGAGATCCGGACCGGGCTGGTGCACGAGCTGCGCGCGTTGCTCGAACGGGCGGCTGTCGACTTGGTGATCGGTCCGAGTGTGTTGGCCGAGCCGACCGACGGCTTGGTATTTTCGGAGTTGATCGATGATCGAGTAGGGGTCCTGTGCCGTGTGGGTCACCCGCTGACGCAGCGCGAGACTTTGCTCGCTCCGGATCTTGAAGCGGCGAGCTGGCTCGCGCACTCCCGCGGCAGTTTGTTGCGGCGGCAGACCGAGGCGGCCATGAGTGCATCGGGTGTGCGGTCCATGCGGATCAGTTGTGAGACCGACTCGATCCGCTCGGTGCTGGAAATTGTCGCCGCATCGGACTTGATCACGACCATGCCTCGGGCGACTACAGCGCCCTACCTCCGGGAGGAACTGGTCTTCCTGCCATTCGATCACCCGCAGTTTCGGCGACCGCTCGGCGTGATTCGGCGAAGGCAGTCGCCCTTGAACCCGACGACACTGAACTTCATCAATCACCTCACGTGCAAGCTGCCGGGAGGTGCCAGTCGACCGGTCAATCCGCTCGGCGGCTAG
- a CDS encoding TAXI family TRAP transporter solute-binding subunit, translating to MKNSTFWSRAVAAVTVAVALQSTATAEIFKGETAGVGDPVHTMFVAFANQAGKAGVDIQVNAGQTLTKSMLKGAKGDIDFFSTVPSLVNLMAGQKRMYKNIENGDELAGNLRAIVGFKAGAYHPVTLAGSGIAGWDDLKGRTVFTGPPAGSASATSEALIKIITGYEAGTDYEAVRLSWGEGYAALADGKIDMMVRPAEVGSAKIEQFGLSGEFRVLSIPDDVVGSDAMQALFGRPGRGMLTFDGGVYKGQLTDGEITALGFTQFVGTQAAVSDDVVYAATKSFWENIAEVQATAFFLQAVAEDTAFTSVNVPLHPGALRYYEEAGFSIPDDLRP from the coding sequence ATGAAAAACAGCACATTCTGGAGCCGCGCTGTAGCGGCCGTCACCGTGGCCGTCGCGCTCCAATCGACCGCCACAGCCGAGATTTTCAAAGGCGAAACCGCCGGTGTGGGCGATCCGGTTCACACGATGTTTGTGGCCTTCGCCAACCAGGCCGGCAAAGCCGGCGTGGACATCCAGGTCAACGCCGGCCAGACCCTGACCAAGTCGATGCTCAAGGGCGCCAAGGGCGATATCGATTTCTTCTCCACCGTGCCGTCGCTGGTCAACCTGATGGCTGGCCAGAAGCGGATGTACAAAAACATCGAAAACGGCGACGAACTCGCTGGCAACCTGCGCGCAATCGTCGGCTTCAAGGCCGGCGCCTACCACCCGGTCACCCTGGCCGGTTCAGGGATCGCAGGTTGGGACGACCTGAAAGGCCGCACCGTGTTCACTGGCCCGCCAGCGGGCTCGGCGTCGGCAACCTCCGAGGCCCTGATCAAGATCATCACCGGCTACGAGGCGGGCACCGACTATGAAGCCGTGCGCCTGAGCTGGGGTGAGGGCTACGCAGCCCTGGCCGACGGCAAGATCGACATGATGGTCCGCCCGGCGGAAGTTGGCTCAGCAAAAATCGAGCAGTTCGGGCTGTCCGGTGAGTTCCGCGTGTTGTCGATTCCCGACGACGTGGTCGGCAGCGACGCCATGCAGGCCCTGTTTGGCCGTCCGGGGCGCGGCATGCTGACCTTCGACGGCGGCGTCTACAAGGGCCAATTGACCGACGGCGAGATCACCGCACTGGGTTTCACGCAGTTTGTCGGCACCCAGGCAGCCGTGTCCGACGACGTGGTGTACGCCGCGACCAAGTCGTTCTGGGAGAACATCGCCGAGGTCCAGGCCACCGCGTTTTTCCTCCAGGCTGTCGCCGAAGACACCGCTTTCACATCGGTAAACGTGCCGCTCCATCCCGGTGCGTTGCGCTACTACGAGGAAGCCGGATTCAGCATCCCCGACGACCTTCGCCCGTAG
- a CDS encoding LysR substrate-binding domain-containing protein — protein sequence MRPGSPRSACLPYRRAGARATTVHLRPVLGADVTLAVKALCPANAGVAILPEYLVSDDVERGDLVRLLPDWRLPSGGVYSVFPPTAFRSEATRRFAELFATRLQARF from the coding sequence ATGCGTCCCGGCTCGCCTCGGTCTGCGTGTCTGCCATACAGACGTGCAGGCGCGCGGGCCACCACAGTGCACCTGCGCCCGGTGCTCGGCGCCGATGTCACGCTTGCGGTCAAGGCGTTGTGTCCAGCGAATGCCGGGGTAGCCATATTGCCCGAGTACCTCGTCTCGGACGACGTCGAACGCGGCGACCTGGTGCGGTTGTTACCGGATTGGCGACTGCCGTCGGGCGGGGTGTACTCGGTTTTTCCTCCCACGGCGTTTCGCTCGGAGGCAACCAGGCGGTTTGCCGAACTCTTTGCCACGCGCTTGCAAGCGCGTTTCTGA